The nucleotide sequence TACTTCAACAGTTGCCTTGATAGTAGCGCCTTGGGAAGCATCGATGAATACTGGCTCGTCGTGAAGATCTTCTGGTCTTACGCCAAGGATGATTTCTTTGCCTACATATCCTTGAGCACGAAGCACTTTCATTTTTCCTTCTGGAATAGCTATTGAAGAGTTGTTGACAGTGAATTTGCCTTCTTCAATTTTACCAGTAAAGAAATTCATCGAAGGTGATCCGATAAATCCGCCAACAAAGACGTTTTCAGGACTTTCATAAACTTCTTTCGGAGCTCCAACCTGCTGGATTACGCCATCCTTCATAACAACAAGGCGAGTGGCCATTGTCATCGCTTCCGTCTGGTCGTGCGTTACGTAAATAGTCGTAGTGTTCAGGCGGCGGTGAAGCTTGGCGATTTCAGCACGCATCTGTACACGAAGTTTTGCATCAAGGTTTGATAAAGGTTCGTCCATCAAGAATACCTTAGCGTCACGGACGATCGCACGTCCCAAAGCAACACGCTGGCGTTGACCACCAGAAAGTGCTTTTGGCTTACGGTCTAAGTAAGGCTCAAGACCAAGGATTTTTGCTGCTTCTTTAACGCGGCGGTCAATTTCATCCTTAGCAAATTTGCGAAGCTTCAGTCCAAATGCCATGTTATCGTAAACAGTCATATGCGGATATAGTGCATAGTTCTGGAAGACCATTGCGATGTCACGATCCTTAGGAGGAACATCGTTGACGCGCTTTCCATCGATGTAAAAATCACCTTTTGATATTTCTTCTAGACCAGCGATCATACGAAGAGTCGTAGATTTACCGCAGCCAGATGGGCCAACGAATACGATGAATTCTTTATCCTGGATGTGAAGGTTGAAATCTTCAACAGCTGTTACTTTGTTATCATAAATTTTATAAATATTGTCTAATTTTAACTCGGCCATTTTTTTAAGCCTCCCTGAATGTTTGTCTACAAAAACAGTTTAGCGGAAATGACCTGAAATAATCATCGGCAGGGTGCACAAAAATAATGTAAGCCCTTTTATGCAATTTGTTTAATGTTAATGAAAAGTGGATCGAATCAGCGCATTTCCTCATAAAGACTGGATAGGTAAACCACAACGGCTGCATCAAAATCCTTTAAGTTGACGCTAGTCTTTTCCATGAACTTGTCCAATCTGTACTGGAGAGTATTTCGGTGGACATAAAGTTTTTTGGCCGAAAGGGAAGCGTTTGAATTACTTTCAAGGAAGACCTTAATCGTTGCCATCAACTCTTTATCCTCTCCAAATGCCTCAAGAAAAGTAACGTCAAGAATACCCTTAAGGTAATCAGGCAAATGTGTCGCTAACAGCATCGGAAAAGCTTTTTCAAACGTGTACACAACGTCACGAGTAGTATGACGGGTTAATTCCTCGAATACTTGCTTTTCTCTATCGAAAAAGTGAGGGAGCTGTGTAGAAACCTTCTGGAATTTGCCGATATAAAAGGAGATTTTTACATAGAAGTCACTCTCGAATGTTGAGGAAATGGAATAAAGTTCTTCAGCATTTTCCGACACTTTCTTTTTTTCTTCAATAATGATTCCGTAAAATTCCTTAACCCAAATAATAGTATGGTCAGGAAAAAATCCATTTAAAGCTTCATGGATTTCCTCGGTTCCCATATCACTTGACTGTAGCTGGAACTGGATGAAACGCACTTCCTCGCTCTCGGCGACAGGTAGTGAGCCATCATGGAAGAGAAATTCGTTCCAGGAATGTGCTGCTCCTGTTAGAGGTGTATTATTTTCCAGTTCGAGAAAATGAAACAGATTCTTCATTAATTCGAGCTGGCTTTCAGAAATATTTTGTTTTGGTATACTTATCCACAATGGCTTGTCCTCGGTTTCCGTAAACCAATAATAAGCAGGTGATGGATTGGATGGAATACTTTCATGCGTGACAGAATCAGGGAAATAAGCTAATATTTTATTAATCATATAAGTATCCTCAGATTTAATTTGATAAAAGCTGACATATCTTTTATTATAACAGGTGTAGCTTTTAAATGTTAATTCACTGCAAAAGCCATCAGCTGGTAGAAAAAAGGGAAAAATGTTGGTATAATAGATACAATACGGGGTACCGTAAAAGAGAGGTGCAGGGAAATGGAATACTCAACAGAAATGAAAAATCGCTTGAAGCGATTAGAGGGTCAAGTACGCGGAGTCATTCGCATGATGGAAGAAGAAAACCACTGTAAGGACGTTGTAACTCAATTATCAGCTGTCCGTTCTGCAGTAGACCGCGCGATTGGTTTCATCGTCGCTAAAAACCTTGAATCTTGCATTACTGAAGCAGCACAGGAAGGCAAAGATGCCGACGAAGCGATCAAAGAAGCAGTAAATATGATTGTAAAAAGCAGATAAGACACCAGCATCCTTTTAGGATGTGGTGTCTTTTTTTTCTGCTACTTCATTCATTTGGAGGGTCTTCAGGGTATAAATCATGGCTTTCTTCAATATTTGGTGAACTGTCCAATCTATGTACAGTGCCACCGGCCATTCCCTCATTGATCATCCGGTCAACATCGACATAAACTTTGTCCCGTCCCTCATATTGCAAATCCTCTGCAAACTTCTTGCCGTGTTTTTCTTGCATGTTATCCTCCTCCAGTGTTTTAAGCTTAGAGTTCCGGAAAAGGAGCAGAAACATACACATTACTTCTCATATACATGGAAGAGCATTAGCTCGTGGATTTGCTCCTTCAGCTGTTCGATATGCTCATCGGAGGGGTGTTCAGAGTTCCACTGAATTTCTCCATTTTGGTGATAGATTCCCGTAAACTTTTGCTTTTTAAAATAAAATGAAAAATGCCAGCCAGGCATTTCTTTATTTTCAAATAACGATTTGAATTGGAAATGAGTAATCAATCTGATTCCCCCTGTAAAAAATGTCTTTATCATTATTATATAATATTCAAGCACTATAAAGGGAGGATGCAGGTGATTACTCCTGAAAAACTGTTTGCAAATGACAAAGAGCGCATGTTTAGTGGTTTGAGGGGATGGATAAACGAAAAAAAGCCGCCATTAAAAATGCGGCCCATAATAAACTGTATCCAGGAAACCTCTATCAAAATCCTGTTTTTCTGAAAAATATATCCACAAGAGCAGAGATCCTTTTTTCCTCAATCTGGGGTTCGTCGAAGCTCATTGGTTTTGAGTTGACTTCATAAATGACATAATGGCCTTTTTCGGTGATTCCTGCATCAAGGGAGAATTCTCCGAAGTAGCCTAATTCTTCAGTAAGGAGCTGTCCGATTTCTTTTACAGCCCAGTCGAAGAATTGGTCATGTCTGTCATTCTTGACCTTAATATAGGGGAGCATGATTCCTCCGTTCGGCAGGTGGGTGGTCAGATCCTGCTCTCGGGATTGGCGGATCCCGATTCCAGTTACTTCATACCCATCCGGTCCGTCATGGGCATGGACGCGAAAGTCAAATCGTTTTCCATCGATGGCTGTCGGCATGACTTCTTTTTGGGCAATGTACTCGTATCTTATCAGCTGCCTGGATTTGACCTTCCAAAATTCCTTTATGCCAGGATACAGCTGGCGATGTGAATGGCTCTCGAATTCGATTTGCCCGTTCTTTTGCCGCAGACGGAAAATCCCGATACCCTTAGAAGATGAAGCAGGCTTCAGATAGATTCCCTCATGCTTATCAAGGAAAGCGGCTAACTGGATCATTGATTTCACTGCAATGCTTTCTGGCATTAGCTTTCTTAACTGTGGATGTCTGGTGAAAAGGGAGTACAGCTTGTTTTTGTTGATAAAGCCAGGGTTGAAAAATGGTATTCCGAGCGCGGACAGGTAGTTTGCGGCATCTTTGAAAGCTGGCTGCTGCTCAGCTTTCCGGAAGGGAACACGATTAAAAACAAGATGAGGAAGAGGTGTTTTCACAGGGATCCATTTTTGGGCTGCTGGTAAAAATACGACTCCGGTGAGTCCATCTTTGACGATTGTTTCTGGAGGGAAGACGACAATTAACCCTTTTCGCTTCAGAATCTCGTCCTGAAGCGCCTGGAATAATGAACCATTTCCAGATAGGGACATATTCTTGCTCATAGAGGTCATGATTCCAACCAGCGGCCCGATATTTCCCTGCTTGTTTTTCAATAAGAACTGTTGGCTGTTTTCCGGAAGTGTCCCTGATGAAGCGGCAGGGATGCTGATTTTATTAAAGCCAAAGCTGAATATATCGCCAGCTTTGGCTTCATGAGTCCATGTCTTCGTTTCAGCATTGTAGCGGAGAATCATTTGAAAATATCCTCAGGTGCCGTAATGGCTTTTTCCGCTAAAAAAATGCCGAAGGATAGTGATAGCTTCCTGGTGAGTAAATCGAAATTTCTCAGCTTTGGATGCTTGAAAATCGACCGTCCTGGCTTTGAGTTGGCTTCAAACAGCCATACTTTTCCTGATTTATCGATTCCTAAGTCAAAACCAATTTCGCCTATGATCCCTTCCATATTTTTTTCCAATATAGAACTAAGGAGCAGGGACGCTTCAGAAAGCTTC is from Mesobacillus boroniphilus and encodes:
- a CDS encoding ABC transporter ATP-binding protein encodes the protein MAELKLDNIYKIYDNKVTAVEDFNLHIQDKEFIVFVGPSGCGKSTTLRMIAGLEEISKGDFYIDGKRVNDVPPKDRDIAMVFQNYALYPHMTVYDNMAFGLKLRKFAKDEIDRRVKEAAKILGLEPYLDRKPKALSGGQRQRVALGRAIVRDAKVFLMDEPLSNLDAKLRVQMRAEIAKLHRRLNTTTIYVTHDQTEAMTMATRLVVMKDGVIQQVGAPKEVYESPENVFVGGFIGSPSMNFFTGKIEEGKFTVNNSSIAIPEGKMKVLRAQGYVGKEIILGVRPEDLHDEPVFIDASQGATIKATVEVSELTGAETMIYSQFEGQDFVARVDSRTDVTPGQVIELAFDMNKVHFFDADTEVRIRP
- a CDS encoding PucR family transcriptional regulator — its product is MINKILAYFPDSVTHESIPSNPSPAYYWFTETEDKPLWISIPKQNISESQLELMKNLFHFLELENNTPLTGAAHSWNEFLFHDGSLPVAESEEVRFIQFQLQSSDMGTEEIHEALNGFFPDHTIIWVKEFYGIIIEEKKKVSENAEELYSISSTFESDFYVKISFYIGKFQKVSTQLPHFFDREKQVFEELTRHTTRDVVYTFEKAFPMLLATHLPDYLKGILDVTFLEAFGEDKELMATIKVFLESNSNASLSAKKLYVHRNTLQYRLDKFMEKTSVNLKDFDAAVVVYLSSLYEEMR
- a CDS encoding metal-sensitive transcriptional regulator produces the protein MEYSTEMKNRLKRLEGQVRGVIRMMEEENHCKDVVTQLSAVRSAVDRAIGFIVAKNLESCITEAAQEGKDADEAIKEAVNMIVKSR
- a CDS encoding YheE family protein, with protein sequence MITHFQFKSLFENKEMPGWHFSFYFKKQKFTGIYHQNGEIQWNSEHPSDEHIEQLKEQIHELMLFHVYEK
- a CDS encoding YheC/YheD family protein, whose protein sequence is MILRYNAETKTWTHEAKAGDIFSFGFNKISIPAASSGTLPENSQQFLLKNKQGNIGPLVGIMTSMSKNMSLSGNGSLFQALQDEILKRKGLIVVFPPETIVKDGLTGVVFLPAAQKWIPVKTPLPHLVFNRVPFRKAEQQPAFKDAANYLSALGIPFFNPGFINKNKLYSLFTRHPQLRKLMPESIAVKSMIQLAAFLDKHEGIYLKPASSSKGIGIFRLRQKNGQIEFESHSHRQLYPGIKEFWKVKSRQLIRYEYIAQKEVMPTAIDGKRFDFRVHAHDGPDGYEVTGIGIRQSREQDLTTHLPNGGIMLPYIKVKNDRHDQFFDWAVKEIGQLLTEELGYFGEFSLDAGITEKGHYVIYEVNSKPMSFDEPQIEEKRISALVDIFFRKTGF